The DNA sequence GCAGATTCTGGAGTTTCGGGACCAGTTTCCTACTCCTGGGACATCCCAGGtttacagttaaaacaaaaacaaaaacaaaataaagttaaaatggCCATAAATCCACTTCTAGTTTTTTGAAGAAGGGATattttcaccttttaaaataagGAAATCATACTTCTTACAGACTTCCAAGAGgcaattatcttttttttttaatttggggggcaaaaaaggggagggaaggcTGGGTTGGCTGAAACCCTTATGGTCATAGGCAGCTCATAGGCTACCTGACCCCCAACCCTGAAGTTAAAGGCATTGGACTAGATATTTTGGCAGCCATGCTTGTTTTTTTCCTACATGTCTGctttatttacatttaaaatggTAGCTGACTCTACTTGTTACAAcaaaaggtatgtgtgtgtgtgtgagggagagaaccAATGCCAGCTCCCCACAGCCTGTCGTTTTAGTCATGTTTCTTCCCAGCCCAGGTTGCATCTAGTTTTCATGCTTAGCTGGGAGAAATGGCCCTAAAGCAGCCTCAAGAACTATTTGGTCAGTTACCTTCATTACAATCAGAAATTAGTCATAAAAATATGACCAAAAATTAacagaaatgggaagaaaaaagcAATATAACAGACAGCTCACTagtaccaaaacaaaaaaaaatcccatatatATCCATAAGTGACCATTCAATAGCCAGCTCCTGAATCAATACCAAATAACATTCATTAGGATTAGGGTGAGTTGTGAGGGAATTTGATCAACTTGCTCCTTGTACCTTTGAATGATAAGGTAGGCACTGTTTTTGCTTTTGAGGAGGATGTGGATTTTGTTTATTAAATCTGAAACAGGCTGGAGAGAAAACCTTTGGCAATTTTTAATAAAGGGCCAGCAGGGCTGCTTTGGTTCCCAAGCCCATAAAGCTGGTTCTAGGAGGTTTGGCTGTGCTTTTGTCCACAATTACGATAGGAGTAGCAAGGAAGCAAGGATCAGGCCAACCAAACTCTTTCCTTAGCTGTTCTGGAAGTTCTGGGCCTTGCTGCTAGAATCCCGGTTCATGAGTCATCCATCTGTCCCTTGGTGGCACCCTCCTGGTTtcgggattctgggagctaaaatgcaacaacaatttttccattttctatagAATTATGCCTTCTCATAACTGAGATGGGGATCACTGTGGGTCCCTTGGAGTGTCTGAGGGTTTGGATTGGGCTGAAAAGCAACttgaagaaaagacaataactgaaatcctgttggtgaccTATGCCTGTGTAACCTGAGTTTATACATGCATACACCTGTTTTTTGACATTGTGGAAGGAACAATGagccctccacatctgctggAGATAGGGGAGCAAGATCCTCATGAAAGtggaaacacttttttttttcctgagagaacacctttctaggaatctctcatTCTTATGGCACAACACTATGGTCAGCACCTgccagaattgtgctggaggacctacagatgcctagagaagtctctaggaatctctaggtcccccagcatgactctatggtcagcttccagaaAAGTCATGACGAAGAACCTaaagattactagagagaacatattaatcaaaaccacaaataattaaatcaaCAAAGATCAAAGCTACAAAttggagggtcgactgtattcaCTGGCTCCTTGCAtgacatctacacacacacacagagtaactGTTATGCCCTGGAGGTGCTGCCATGGCTGGGTTGGTGGGGGAGAAGGCAAAGGAGCAGGGAGCACCCCTCCTAACTTCAGTTCTGCAGCCAGGGAAAGAAATAAGTTCTCCTCAGCACTCTCATGAGAACAATCTGATTTCTCTTGTACTAGGCACTGCTGGGCAATTCTCCCTTCCTCCTATCCCAGCTCTTATTCAGACATGGCAGTCTCTCTGGAGCTTGAAAGATGCCTGGAGGCTTGAAGAGAAGCATGAGGCATCATATGTGTGGACCATTATGCTCCACCTGCTTTgctgtaggatcttggccattgcTTCCATTGCATTAACAGGTTTACATTTTCTGCTTGTCTTGAATTGCAGTTCACCCTGTCAGAATGGAGGAACCTGTGTGGACGACGATGGTTTTGCCTCTCATGCCTCCTGCCTGTGCCTTCCTGGGTTTACTGGAAATTTTTGTGAAATTGATATTGATGACTGTGAGCCAAACCCGTGTGAAAATGGAGGCACGTGCACAGATATTGGCAGGGGCTTCCACTGCCATTGCCCCACAGGGTACGGTGGGGCCTTGTGCAACAGCCACACGTTGGTCTGTGCTAGTAACCCATGTGAAAATGGCGGGACTTGTCATGCACATCCTAAAGGAGGTTTTGAATGTCTTTGCAAACCCCGTTTTGTTGGTATCACTTGTGCTTCTGCTGACAGAAACAAGAGTCTGAATGGGGAGGCTAAGCACAGGGGGAATCACCATCCCCATCCAAGAGTTCACCAAAAACCTGTTCACACACAGGAACGGGAAATCTTAACCATCAAAGAGACAATTGAAAACCGCCAGCCTTTGCTTAATAAGAGCCAGGTGATCTGCTTCATGGTTCTGGGCTTGCTGACATGTCTGGTTGTGCTCGGTACAACCGGGATTATATTCTTCTCCAAATTTGAAAAGTGGCTGGCCAATGCCAGGTACAGCCAACTGGTCCGCAAAGAGAGAGATGGATTTCTGAAAGCAAAGAAAGGTGAGAATCTCTCAGTGAAGATCATCTTTCCAGATCAAACTGATGAATGAATAAGAACTGTACTACCATTTATTGGCAGTCTTATAATTAGAGATTAATACAAGCTTGTCATGCAGGTTGTTCGCTTTTCATTTGTACTCATAATAGTATTTGGAACCCATTGGTGATGGAAAAATATGCTGTATTTGTGTTACCCAGAGACATTTTCATACctcaaatgcttttttaaaaatcagattgcaTTGTGTAAACCCATGAAATGTTGTGTTGTAATCCTTTGCTCACTTTCCTGGGAATAagttccactgaatcaatggattttAGTTCTGAAAAAGCACGCACAGGATTCTAGTGTTCCTCCCCCACCCCTTGCttttaataaaagaaatcaaATGGAACTTTGCTAAATAAGaactgtttttattgcattttatggcATGTTGACATTTGTGATACTCCTCCATGATTTTCAGTGCTTATTTTTAATAAACAGTAACAGTTAAGGGCTACATGGATTTGTCTGTATGTATTagcatttgttattttttattgacATTGATCTAGGCATTAACTTTGATCTATTTTTGTTCAAATGGGAGATGAAAATGCCTAGCCCTATCAGTCACCAGATTGCTTTGCACAGCAGATTTTGAATGTCTTTATAGAACAGCAAACTGTTTGTTATGAACTTTGCTATTATCATACTTTTATCACTAGAGATCAAGAGAGATGTGGTATCTTCCATGGCAGTGGGGTGCTGTAACTTCTTAGGGGTTTAGTTTGAACCATAGCATCTGAACTgaagacaacaaccacaacatcttgacaaaatgcaggcttatgactaacatcatcatttttctttctttttcctgtataatttttaacacctttaatgccagtggagctttgaaagcttgcaacttgtATAATGTGCATTATGATTggttcaataaaggtatcactcttttgtggattatggatgatattgtactttgctatatggccaatatggctatccctggatatgttttaaaGAAACTATTCAAGATGTTGACCCTTATCCTAAAAATAAATTCAACATCTGATCTGGGGCAAATGATTTAGTTTGAACTAAAACCTGTAGTGGCTCCATTGCCTCATTGGTATTAGAAGCTGCCAACTATCACTCTTTTCATAAAGATGTGGTGCGCCATGCAGTactctgcctcaggcagaaaaatatcttgAGTTGCCCTATGAAGGTCAGTGCATCCCATCACTGTGCTGCTGGAGCTGATGCTTTTAAGAAGCTGGTgtgagggaaaggaaaaagtTAGGGTGTGTTGGCATGGCTAATGGTGGTAAAAATCAGAGAACTTCCTCATTCAAGTATCAATGTTTTGAGAGCTCAAAGGAGAAGAAGCTTGGGGGCGGGGGGCTTTGTGCAGTTTGGAACCCACTCTTATAACCCACAGGAGTTCATGGGCTCAGATCTCATGAAACCAGGTACCCAAACAGCCATAagcatggatggatggagagcatattcaaactatttttaaatggttgaaaaatgtgtttattaagtGTTAGAAACCCCAACAACTACAAACCTGAATGGATAAGAATatttacagttcaggacttattccaCCTAAAATTTTCACATACCTTTTTTCCCTCAgacatcagcatttccagaaaacAGCTTTGAGATAAGAGATTTTTCTATAGACAGAAATATTATGTTCTATGTAGAAATAAGGCTATAAGACCACAGTGAAATTTCACAGAACAAGATCACCCAACTACAGTGCTTGCTGAACGGAAAAAATAGTTCGGGGccaaaaatattatttactgTACAGAAAAAGCGGTttgcctgtgcagacaaggcttGTTTTCGCCCAAAGAATAAACCACATGGCAAAGGTGGCACAAAAAATCCCAAATTCTGAAGCTCTTCAAAAAACGTCACAAGTTTTTGAAGACATTTTCACAGTGGGGGAAGAACATTGCCTAAAAAATTACTGAGTGCGATTGCCGTCCTGAAAAAGAAATAAGACAACAAATTACAAACACCCTAACATGGACAAAACACCAAGAGTTCCAATCATCatttctggccaaaaaaggaTTTCTGTGTAAGACAGGGCAGATATAGGAAGCAGATGTTTTTGGGGCCCACGACTGCTTCTAGACAATAATCATTGAAAACACCTCATACTGCTCGCGGAACAGGGACACATAAGGAGCTGTCTTATTCACTGTCAGACTATTGATCTGTCTATTGCTAAATGCAATGATTCAACAAAGTCTCAGACCAATTAGCAAAGTCTCGGGCAAAGGTCACTCCCAGCTGTGAACCTAAGAACTTTCAACTAGAACTTCGGGCCTTTTGCGTAGACCATGCTCTGAAACCTGTTGGGTCTTATCATGCAGAGGTGCCTCCATGGAAACATCAGACAGTCCAATGTAGAATATATGCATTCAGTTTAAGACTGAAGAAACGGTCTTGTACATGAGGTGTGCTGCTCATCTGATTGCACATCCAGATGCACATTCAGTTGTGTAACATTGCCACTCAAGACAAGGGCTGCATAACACCATCTGTGATATATTCAGATGCAGGGATTGCACTACACAAACATGATACAAGATTTCGTTCCATGTATTCCACCACTATGCTGTGGCTCTAGAAGCACCTTTCTCAAATaatggggcgggccccccaggggggggcgcaagcctccgtaaaggggggcgcaaggctctgttatgcagaggtgtacttatacaattttatagacaaagatactatttacagtcgcgcggggggcgcgaaatgttttctcttcttgtagggggggcatgacagaaaataatgagaagcactgctctagaggAACATTGCTATGCTTTGTAGCAGTTACTGCAGCCTCTTCAATCTGACAAATTTTTCAGACACAGATCCCATCACATGGGCTTgatgggccacactttccccacctttACTCCAAAAGAATCCTCTTAAGAAACTAGCTTTCCTAGGATGGGAAATCTGGAAGTAAAACTACATTGTTCCATGTGCTCAGTGTGACAAGCCAGAGGTTAAAACAGCTAAATCCAATTCTCAGCCCCAATTGGAGTAGACCCATGATTGAATGAGATTTGTTAAGacaatgtatatgtaaatctCTGGATTTTTGCCTGGAATCCTGTAGTAAATTATGTTCTCAATAAGGGTATTGAAGCCAATTGTCCTTCAGATAATacagaaatacatttaaaataaaaaaccccactTCTCACAGTACAGTGAATCTTggactgttttatatttttattacccAGCAAAAACATTGTATTCATAtgccatttatttaaaatgtttattagaTGCAGTAAACTCCTAAGTCCCACTGATGCAATAATGGAGTTATGAAGTTATATTTGATTCAGgacaaacaagaaaagaaaaagagagaaacaaaccAAGAAAGCATTCTTTCACACAACGTATACATAGTTAActatccactgtcaaacagctcatgCGGTAAACACTCTTTCCCAATGTTTAGAtgatttttttcttgtaattggaATCCACGGTTCCTGTCCTAGCTTCTGGATCACAGAAgtcaagctggctccatcctcaacatgacatcccttcaaatatttaatgatATTTATTATCTCACCTTAAATCTTCTCTTCTCATGGCCAAACATCCCTAAGCCATTCTTTGTAGGACTTGATTTCCAGAGCCATCACCTAGAAGCCACTCTAGGTTTTGGTCTGAGTTATCTTGTGTGCTGAATCATATTTTGGAAGCAGGGCCAGCATTTAGCTAGTTCTTTCAAAGTTCACTATAATGTTCTTGCTGCTGGAAGAGGTGGTTTgaaatgacacctttgctttccagaTACCTTAGGTGTATGACTACCAAGCCTTGCTAGCTGATGACTCCCATGTCAACAGATCAGGAATCCAACCAAGGTTTCAGTTTGACTAAATTCCTATAATGCTTATAATGTAGACAGTTGTGGATTCTACAAATAAAATGTGAATGGGAGAAAAACGTACCATCCTGATAAAGTGGAATCAGTTCCAACAAAAAGTGGTGGACAGCCAAAAGCATGAATATCTTATAGAGTGATTAGCAAATCTGTTGAGAAAAATGTTATCAATAGATACCAGTCACAATTAATATATTTGTGTTGTTTCAAGATGGCAAGTGCCTTGTGAGTGCACCTCTAGTTCAAGAGAACAAACAACAGACATCCAAACCAGTCCAGGGAAATATTCAGAGTGTCCATAAGAGCAAAGCATGGTTGAAACTTTCTGGGGTTTGTATCACAGAAAACTGGTTGGGTGGCGGTGGAAAGGGGATTAATCTCTTTCAGCTTTGCCCCCAGATGCTCTGTGGCAGCATCTGGGGAACGAGGAGATGAAATAGCAGTGTTCTATCATGATTCATCCTCTTGACCAGGTGCTTCATTGCACAACTGTAGGGTTGGAGTGTACGTATTTAAAGCTCAATGGCTGGGAcagattagggattctgttgaTTTACTCCCCACCcactgctcaacagtctcccttcctcaGCTAGCCAGGATGGTCTCGTGGTTGATGTTGGAGTCTCCTCAATTTTGATGGGGGGGATTTCACCATCCATGGCTGAGACTGCCCTTTCAGGAGTatctcaggacttcatgtccacCATGACAACCATGGAGTCTGTCCCAAATGGTATTTGGCCTACTCATGCTGCTAGGAACAACCAGGAcctgttttctgtgctgggtggaTGATGGTGTTCTAAGTTCGATTTTAATAGTCAGACCATCACCTGTACAGATTAGGGGGAATACAATGGGCAGAAAGGAGTGCGAGATGCTAtgcctttctgccccagattgttgccgtggcaaccacacgggGGCGGCAATAttcaccccaaaaaggagctgagaaaagcagctcctttctgtgctgctGCCAAGGTACCATAGTGCCCGCTGGAGTAGCACAGCGACATCTCTTGTCCGCCGTGCCATTAGAGGCGGCGCACAAGACACTCATCAGTGTGTGTGCTGTCTGAACATGTGTACATCCAAAATGGCCCCGGGAGAGCGTGGAGCATGTGGACACTCCGTGTTCCCCAGCTCTAATTTTGATCCGAGGCCAccacaaagtggtggtctgtattGGACCTAGATTTACTGAGACCCAGAACCTCTGCAAAATgggtggcagttaaaatggctaCCACAGAGGCGTGTGGATTTGGAGGGACTCCTgctggctttggggggggggttctgttaCCTTGGAAGCAGTTCTGTCAAAATCCTGGTTGTCTCTGAAATGAGAAAATGACAGGAGAATGGATACTCCTGTCCATCCCTCATCACAGAGTAGAGCTAAACCAGACTATTATGAAATGAATGAGAGGTTGCTAGAGTGACATTGGAAGAAGATTTGGAGTCAATCTGACTG is a window from the Sceloporus undulatus isolate JIND9_A2432 ecotype Alabama chromosome 1, SceUnd_v1.1, whole genome shotgun sequence genome containing:
- the DLK1 gene encoding protein delta homolog 1 isoform X2 yields the protein MDFVKFQMNADADMVGKALCVISVSHSRVVSMGPVPNHGSACVKKDGLAASVTQTQLLSSDYLLDLDPVFLPVSKPKEFTIWFKTDVHPCASKPCTNNSTTCIETGNGGYICLCAEGYTGKSCHVKKGPCIVNGSPCQNGGTCVDDDGFASHASCLCLPGFTGNFCEIDIDDCEPNPCENGGTCTDIGRGFHCHCPTGYGGALCNSHTLVCASNPCENGGTCHAHPKGGFECLCKPRFVGITCASADRNKSLNGEAKHRGNHHPHPRVHQKPVHTQEREILTIKETIENRQPLLNKSQVICFMVLGLLTCLVVLGTTGIIFFSKFEKWLANARYSQLVRKERDGFLKAKKGENLSVKIIFPDQTDE
- the DLK1 gene encoding protein delta homolog 1 isoform X1, giving the protein MDPPLATFLWCSFWPFLASLSSSQGTDCKPGCHPVNGFCEVSNECRCRHGWQGPLCDQCIPFPGCFHGTCAKPWQCMCEEGWIGSLCDTDVHPCASKPCTNNSTTCIETGNGGYICLCAEGYTGKSCHVKKGPCIVNGSPCQNGGTCVDDDGFASHASCLCLPGFTGNFCEIDIDDCEPNPCENGGTCTDIGRGFHCHCPTGYGGALCNSHTLVCASNPCENGGTCHAHPKGGFECLCKPRFVGITCASADRNKSLNGEAKHRGNHHPHPRVHQKPVHTQEREILTIKETIENRQPLLNKSQVICFMVLGLLTCLVVLGTTGIIFFSKFEKWLANARYSQLVRKERDGFLKAKKGENLSVKIIFPDQTDE
- the DLK1 gene encoding protein delta homolog 1 isoform X3 → MHADQTVIAPSGVEETQLLSSDYLLDLDPVFLPVSKPKEFTIWFKTDVHPCASKPCTNNSTTCIETGNGGYICLCAEGYTGKSCHVKKGPCIVNGSPCQNGGTCVDDDGFASHASCLCLPGFTGNFCEIDIDDCEPNPCENGGTCTDIGRGFHCHCPTGYGGALCNSHTLVCASNPCENGGTCHAHPKGGFECLCKPRFVGITCASADRNKSLNGEAKHRGNHHPHPRVHQKPVHTQEREILTIKETIENRQPLLNKSQVICFMVLGLLTCLVVLGTTGIIFFSKFEKWLANARYSQLVRKERDGFLKAKKGENLSVKIIFPDQTDE